One Anatilimnocola floriformis genomic window, GCGTATTGGCCAAAGCAATTCCGACACACAGCTTCCGCCCTCATAGTGCCGAGGGGGTTATATATAACAGGTTATCAACATTCTCTAAGTGCATTAAGTGTTTTGCAGATAATGACTTGCGAAGAATTAGGCTACTGGGGCTATAACCTTTTATAACCCCGGTTCGGCGGCCCATCGCCTCGCTGATGACCCAGTTGACCTGTGAGAATTTCCGGCGAATTTTTATTCCAGGGTCGATCTGCCGTTGGCTGAATCGACTATCACAGGAGTTTCGAATTCCTGTTTGCTGTTCCGGAGCCACCGCCATGTCCAAGCCCGCCACCAAGCGCGTTCCCGAGGGTTCGCACACCGTCACGCCGCACATCGTCGTCAATGGCGCTGCCGAAGCCATCGAGTTCTATAAGAAAGCCTTTGGCGCGGTCGAGCAGATGCGTTTGCCGGCGCCCGACGGCAAGCTGATGCATGCCTGCGTCAAGATCGGCGATTCGAACGTGATGATGGTCGACGAAAATCTGCAGTGGGGCTGCAAAGGCCCGAAGGTGCTCGGCGGCACGCCGGTCACACTACACCTGATGGTCGAAGACGCCGACAAAATGTTCAACCAGGCCGTCGCTGCCGGTTGCACCGTAATGATGCCG contains:
- a CDS encoding VOC family protein, with protein sequence MSKPATKRVPEGSHTVTPHIVVNGAAEAIEFYKKAFGAVEQMRLPAPDGKLMHACVKIGDSNVMMVDENLQWGCKGPKVLGGTPVTLHLMVEDADKMFNQAVAAGCTVMMPIADMFWGDRYGIVTDPYGHSWSIAHHQFDYTPAEMAENMKKMCPPA